One genomic window of Stieleria sp. JC731 includes the following:
- a CDS encoding DUF1566 domain-containing protein, whose product MFSRLQSPDYNRTKRLCLVLQLFATVAIYTAVQHPPLVHADEPAEALPSEIETGLLSTKPIEIRRAIDYLLRHPRQAFEASPIVVKRRNHPEFGIRMPQLFPMLSRDEIAKLSPDDQQRIRKSASLEPKPSFGLPTRPSSSLPNSPATTNRTSMPPAAAFSSPASVASLGGQHNQQHLDAILKMTPASGVPAAEIQLLPLYLSTAYNAPLDLQTRVAENILQLNPSDPSVIEAFLKFGQRSPHYRIQGKVTKHAMKLKTDAGLIQANRFVDHGFYVEDRETGLLWQTDGSQSGKHNFFEAQRYADQLVLQRLQDWRVPTAGELATIFPATELPFRHSGYTPTISQPSHDYWTSHQIGADYAVLYQWYDEGGANNCIASSNRAFVRCVHDPMNRSGQRGRSINAAD is encoded by the coding sequence ATGTTTTCACGTCTACAGTCGCCTGACTACAACCGAACGAAACGGCTCTGTCTTGTACTGCAACTGTTCGCAACGGTCGCCATTTACACAGCAGTTCAGCATCCGCCGCTGGTGCATGCGGATGAACCTGCTGAGGCACTACCGAGCGAAATAGAAACGGGCCTTCTGAGTACCAAACCGATCGAGATCCGGCGCGCGATCGACTATCTACTGCGACACCCACGCCAGGCATTCGAAGCCAGTCCTATCGTCGTCAAACGCCGCAACCATCCTGAGTTCGGAATCAGGATGCCACAGCTATTTCCGATGTTGAGTCGAGACGAAATTGCAAAGCTATCGCCTGACGATCAACAGCGGATTCGAAAGTCAGCATCACTCGAACCGAAACCATCGTTTGGACTTCCGACCCGACCATCGAGCTCGCTGCCAAATAGCCCAGCGACTACGAATCGTACTTCAATGCCGCCTGCCGCTGCATTCTCTTCGCCGGCGAGTGTGGCGTCACTTGGCGGTCAACACAACCAACAGCATCTCGATGCCATACTAAAAATGACTCCGGCAAGCGGTGTGCCTGCCGCCGAGATTCAATTGTTGCCGTTGTATCTAAGCACTGCTTACAACGCACCGCTGGATCTTCAAACGAGAGTTGCCGAAAATATCTTGCAACTCAATCCATCAGATCCCTCTGTCATCGAGGCATTTTTGAAGTTCGGGCAACGAAGTCCTCACTATCGAATCCAAGGCAAGGTCACGAAGCATGCAATGAAGCTCAAAACAGACGCCGGACTGATCCAGGCAAATCGCTTTGTCGATCACGGCTTCTACGTAGAAGATCGAGAGACAGGACTACTTTGGCAAACCGACGGGAGTCAATCAGGCAAACACAACTTTTTTGAAGCTCAACGCTACGCTGATCAACTTGTGCTCCAACGGCTTCAGGACTGGCGTGTACCAACAGCAGGTGAACTGGCAACGATCTTCCCCGCGACCGAACTTCCGTTCAGACATTCCGGTTACACGCCGACGATATCACAACCCTCGCATGATTATTGGACATCGCATCAAATCGGTGCCGACTACGCGGTGCTCTACCAATGGTACGACGAAGGCGGGGCCAACAACTGCATCGCTAGCTCGAATCGAGCCTTTGTTCGTTGTGTTCACGACCCGATGAACCGGTCCGGTCAACGAGGCCGGTCAATAAACGCGGCTGATTAG
- a CDS encoding Tfp pilus assembly protein FimT/FimU, with protein sequence MKSLSSKPTKTSERMAYRIRRRPGFALLEVVTAIGLIVSLMAIATPMAIRSIRVWKDAQRYQLATDELSAQLDRLIALDKEDRQVAMEKLVVDQSVSRQLPDASISGELRTVNGEQRIELSLDWTRLGDPPPIKLVGWVVVITNTPSTASSEEDPS encoded by the coding sequence ATGAAATCGCTTTCATCAAAACCGACCAAGACCAGCGAACGAATGGCCTACCGCATTCGACGACGTCCCGGATTTGCGTTGTTGGAAGTTGTTACGGCGATTGGCTTGATTGTCTCGCTGATGGCAATCGCAACGCCCATGGCAATTCGCTCGATCCGAGTCTGGAAAGACGCCCAGCGTTACCAACTCGCTACAGACGAACTGTCGGCGCAGCTCGACCGATTGATCGCACTCGACAAAGAGGATCGTCAAGTTGCGATGGAAAAGCTTGTCGTTGATCAGTCCGTTTCAAGACAGCTTCCCGACGCATCGATTTCCGGAGAACTCCGTACGGTCAATGGTGAACAGAGGATCGAGCTATCGCTGGACTGGACACGCCTCGGCGATCCTCCTCCGATCAAGCTGGTCGGTTGGGTCGTGGTGATCACCAACACGCCATCGACGGCTTCCTCCGAGGAGGATCCATCATGA
- a CDS encoding MazG nucleotide pyrophosphohydrolase domain-containing protein, with amino-acid sequence MNKPNELSIADLQRHIHQMYYEKDVARGVEGTFMWLMEEVGELSSALRGTDRQNLAEEFADVIAWLATIANVANIDLNEALVAKYGSGCPGCSKLVCECPDSEKP; translated from the coding sequence ATGAATAAACCCAACGAGTTATCGATCGCCGACTTGCAGCGACACATCCACCAGATGTACTACGAGAAAGACGTCGCCCGTGGGGTAGAAGGCACGTTCATGTGGTTGATGGAAGAGGTCGGTGAACTGTCATCGGCCCTGCGAGGAACCGACCGCCAAAATTTGGCCGAGGAATTTGCTGACGTCATCGCTTGGCTTGCCACAATCGCTAACGTTGCAAACATCGATTTGAACGAAGCCTTGGTCGCTAAATACGGCAGCGGCTGTCCGGGTTGCTCCAAATTGGTTTGTGAGTGTCCTGATTCGGAGAAACCATGA
- a CDS encoding YheT family hydrolase → MATFIPPPYQPSRLYRGGMLQTLASLRRPVVRAPESQQHIVQLPDGDSIVLHQSGQCDGRVILLFHGLSGCHQSPYMVRLASRFYQAGWTVYRVDARGCGAAREMAVGISHAGRSEDVWAAFDFVGRQHRHARISAAGVSLGGNQLLRMMGRLGEGIEGAADWSDRVGRIAAICPPIDLARCCENMQRRSRRFYNRYFIRALLKGLPRRVREREQFQKAIGQGIPRTLFELDDRLTAPLSGYSGAADYYQQCGAIRVVDSNRWPTLVLAAEDDPIVPATCFDAVNWHQRTQFILTPTGGHAGFIDRDGKCWMDEVVFQWIDRGAQSTAASLDTAPSMTAS, encoded by the coding sequence ATGGCGACTTTTATTCCTCCGCCATATCAGCCCAGTCGGCTTTACCGTGGCGGGATGCTGCAGACGCTGGCTTCGCTACGTCGGCCCGTCGTCCGTGCTCCTGAGTCGCAACAACATATTGTGCAACTTCCTGACGGGGACAGCATTGTGCTGCATCAGTCGGGACAGTGCGATGGGAGGGTGATACTGCTTTTTCATGGTTTGAGCGGTTGCCATCAGTCGCCCTATATGGTCCGCCTCGCAAGTCGATTTTACCAAGCCGGTTGGACGGTGTATCGGGTCGATGCCCGCGGGTGCGGTGCTGCGAGAGAAATGGCGGTGGGGATCAGTCATGCCGGACGTAGCGAAGACGTGTGGGCTGCATTCGATTTCGTTGGCCGTCAACATCGCCATGCGAGGATCAGCGCCGCCGGCGTTTCGTTGGGAGGCAATCAGCTATTGCGAATGATGGGACGGCTCGGTGAAGGCATCGAGGGAGCGGCAGACTGGTCCGATCGGGTCGGCCGTATCGCGGCGATTTGCCCACCGATCGATTTGGCTCGCTGCTGTGAGAATATGCAGCGTCGGTCTCGCCGGTTTTACAACCGCTACTTCATTCGAGCATTGCTGAAAGGTTTGCCGCGACGTGTCCGCGAACGAGAGCAGTTCCAAAAGGCGATCGGTCAGGGGATCCCGCGGACACTTTTTGAGCTGGACGACCGTTTGACGGCACCGCTGAGCGGGTATTCCGGGGCGGCTGATTACTACCAGCAGTGCGGAGCGATTCGCGTCGTTGATTCCAATCGCTGGCCAACGCTGGTGCTTGCTGCCGAAGATGATCCGATCGTTCCGGCAACTTGCTTTGATGCGGTGAACTGGCACCAACGGACACAATTTATCTTGACGCCAACGGGGGGGCACGCTGGCTTCATCGATCGCGATGGAAAGTGTTGGATGGACGAGGTGGTGTTCCAGTGGATCGATCGCGGTGCGCAATCAACAGCCGCTTCACTGGATACCGCTCCATCAATGACTGCCTCGTAG
- the thpR gene encoding RNA 2',3'-cyclic phosphodiesterase, which yields MQTIRSFISIPITPGITSAAGKIIRKLKPIDSGIKWVPIDNLHLTLKFLGEVDNVEIHDVCKAIRSVTCEIEPFELHFSGAGGFPNIEKPRVLYAGIQDPSGLLVEMVSQLELKLADLRFKPEPRDYRPHLTLGRSRSKGGRASEELTEAMRELSDTNLGEMVVDEVNLMASFLDKQGPTYQVMDTIDLK from the coding sequence ATGCAAACGATCCGCAGTTTTATTTCCATCCCCATCACCCCGGGAATCACATCCGCGGCAGGAAAGATCATTCGGAAACTCAAACCCATCGATAGTGGAATCAAGTGGGTTCCGATCGACAACCTGCATTTGACACTGAAGTTCCTCGGCGAAGTTGACAATGTCGAAATCCACGATGTCTGCAAAGCGATTCGCAGTGTGACTTGCGAGATCGAACCCTTCGAACTCCATTTTTCTGGCGCCGGTGGGTTTCCCAACATTGAAAAACCTCGCGTGCTGTACGCAGGTATTCAAGACCCCTCGGGGCTGCTGGTCGAGATGGTATCCCAGCTCGAATTGAAATTGGCAGACCTCCGATTCAAACCAGAACCGAGGGATTATCGCCCCCATCTGACGCTGGGACGATCCCGCAGCAAAGGCGGGCGAGCGAGCGAAGAATTGACCGAAGCGATGAGAGAACTCAGCGACACCAATCTTGGCGAAATGGTGGTCGATGAAGTCAACCTGATGGCCAGTTTTCTGGACAAACAGGGGCCAACCTACCAGGTGATGGACACGATTGATCTGAAGTAG
- a CDS encoding sulfotransferase family protein produces MTETAPQPKSSSDKIRPADFHRYPFYAPRFWHGMRPLTWLGLLREGGFQVHPSRWGHVIGVSSAVPFNTVMARIQQVFCGRRLAAAELHGPPVFIIGHWRSGTTLLHELMVLDERYSSPSTFQCFAPHHFLISEWAFQKFFRWLLPGKRPMDNMATGWDRPQEDEFALMNLGLPSPYRHIAFPRQEARDLDYLDFKDVPRPEIDRWLNGLRQFLLTVSSVTGRPLVIKSPTHTGRIAELAKAFPDARFIHVTRDPRSLFPSTCRLWHSLADIQGLQVPRPYKPDEDGGAITPEKEYVIECFSRMYGAYLRDRESIDPSRIVELRYEDLIADPVESLSSIYQRLRLSDFDSVRPTIQQWAASEHRAYKVNRHRLSSQEEELIRDRWKDYFEAYGYE; encoded by the coding sequence TTGACCGAAACAGCGCCTCAGCCGAAGTCGTCTAGCGACAAGATTCGTCCAGCGGATTTCCATCGGTATCCGTTCTACGCGCCTCGTTTTTGGCATGGGATGCGACCGTTGACATGGCTGGGCCTGTTGCGTGAGGGTGGTTTCCAGGTCCATCCGAGTCGCTGGGGCCATGTGATTGGCGTTTCTTCGGCGGTCCCATTTAATACCGTGATGGCGCGGATCCAGCAGGTCTTTTGTGGACGGCGGCTCGCCGCTGCGGAGCTTCACGGTCCACCGGTCTTCATCATCGGCCATTGGCGGAGCGGGACGACGTTGCTGCATGAGCTAATGGTGCTCGACGAACGCTATAGCAGCCCGTCCACATTCCAGTGCTTTGCCCCCCACCATTTCCTGATTTCCGAGTGGGCGTTTCAGAAATTCTTCCGTTGGTTGCTGCCGGGCAAACGTCCGATGGACAACATGGCGACCGGTTGGGATCGTCCTCAGGAAGACGAATTCGCGTTGATGAACCTCGGCTTGCCGTCTCCCTACCGGCACATCGCATTTCCTCGCCAAGAAGCTCGCGACCTGGATTACCTTGATTTCAAGGATGTTCCGCGACCTGAAATCGATCGATGGTTGAATGGCTTGCGACAATTTTTGTTAACGGTCAGTAGCGTGACCGGGCGACCCTTGGTGATCAAAAGTCCGACACATACCGGCCGCATTGCTGAATTGGCAAAAGCGTTTCCTGATGCCAGATTCATTCATGTCACGCGCGACCCTCGTTCGTTGTTTCCTTCGACGTGCCGCTTGTGGCATAGCTTGGCTGACATCCAAGGTTTGCAAGTGCCACGCCCCTATAAACCTGATGAAGACGGCGGGGCTATTACTCCTGAAAAGGAATATGTGATCGAGTGCTTCAGCCGGATGTATGGGGCCTATCTACGTGATCGGGAATCGATCGATCCAAGCCGAATTGTGGAACTGCGATACGAAGATTTGATCGCCGATCCGGTCGAATCATTGAGTTCGATCTATCAACGATTGCGGCTTAGCGACTTTGACTCCGTTCGACCAACGATCCAGCAATGGGCTGCTAGCGAGCACCGTGCCTACAAGGTCAATCGCCATCGATTGAGCTCTCAAGAGGAAGAGTTGATTCGTGATCGATGGAAAGATTACTTTGAAGCATACGGCTACGAGTGA
- a CDS encoding PP2C family protein-serine/threonine phosphatase: protein MLQSSADTTIDLDVAKSLELLVAGRSDVGKKRRENQDHYLIADLRRQLTIRATDVNHSECGNELFGCQEGHLLVVADGMGGHADGEKASRIAVEAAARYVLDMMQWFLKLTASDEDDFVEELSHCLVSIQQKLWSQSNDGSRSMGTTVTMAYVIPPKMYVVHAGDSRCYLIRDNEIRQLTTDHTIAQQMISDGGFEKDDPSLNHWRHVLWNCVGAGGNIVRPEAVRTQLSEGDRILLCSDGLSGVLDDETLLDVVANSPDCDQATEKLIQMANEAGGPDNITAVVSQVTAK, encoded by the coding sequence ATGTTACAGTCATCAGCCGACACGACCATCGACTTGGACGTTGCCAAGTCACTAGAACTGCTAGTGGCTGGTCGCTCCGACGTGGGAAAAAAACGACGCGAAAACCAAGACCATTACCTGATCGCCGATTTGCGCCGGCAGCTGACAATCCGAGCCACGGACGTTAATCACAGCGAGTGCGGAAACGAGCTTTTCGGTTGCCAAGAAGGTCACCTTCTCGTTGTAGCCGACGGGATGGGCGGTCATGCGGACGGTGAAAAGGCAAGCCGCATTGCTGTCGAGGCCGCTGCTCGATACGTGCTCGACATGATGCAGTGGTTTCTAAAGCTCACCGCTTCGGATGAAGACGACTTCGTCGAAGAACTGTCTCACTGCCTAGTCTCCATTCAGCAAAAGTTGTGGTCTCAAAGCAACGACGGAAGTCGCTCGATGGGGACCACCGTCACCATGGCTTATGTCATCCCACCAAAAATGTACGTCGTCCACGCCGGCGATAGTCGCTGCTACCTGATTCGTGACAACGAGATCCGCCAACTAACAACGGACCACACAATCGCTCAGCAGATGATTTCCGATGGTGGATTCGAGAAAGACGACCCATCGTTAAATCACTGGCGTCATGTGCTGTGGAACTGTGTCGGAGCGGGCGGCAATATTGTCCGTCCAGAAGCTGTTCGGACGCAGCTCTCTGAAGGTGACCGCATCTTGCTATGTAGCGATGGGCTTAGTGGAGTTCTTGACGACGAGACGTTGCTAGATGTCGTCGCGAACTCACCAGATTGCGACCAAGCAACCGAAAAATTAATTCAAATGGCAAACGAGGCGGGCGGCCCAGACAACATTACCGCAGTGGTAAGCCAAGTCACGGCCAAGTAG
- a CDS encoding DUF2945 domain-containing protein has protein sequence MGQKFQVKQHVQWDHAGNTAKGQITEAFKEKVTRTIKGNEVTRNASEDEPAYLIEQEDGDRVLKSESELSKA, from the coding sequence ATGGGACAGAAATTTCAAGTCAAGCAACACGTGCAGTGGGATCATGCAGGAAATACCGCGAAGGGCCAGATCACCGAAGCGTTCAAAGAAAAGGTAACGCGAACAATCAAGGGAAATGAGGTGACGAGGAATGCCAGTGAGGATGAACCTGCCTACCTGATTGAACAGGAAGATGGCGATCGCGTTCTCAAAAGTGAATCGGAGCTGTCGAAGGCGTGA
- a CDS encoding prepilin-type N-terminal cleavage/methylation domain-containing protein, which yields MKPARQFTRNRRSKGFTLREVVISISISSIVLMVSTNLIQQSFQWATNSRHRITDDQRFFMLSGQLRSQIHLASEVTLEQLADTPHQKLVIRLQDGSTVTYESKSQRIAVEHRSETGVLARELYQWQLPRSAHFEVDEATESVKLDVFTLNSHTHLKAPLWRTVQAIAGLRLRYQNAEVDS from the coding sequence ATGAAACCAGCGAGACAATTTACAAGGAACAGACGCTCCAAAGGATTCACGCTCCGCGAGGTCGTGATCTCGATATCGATTAGCAGTATCGTCCTGATGGTTTCCACCAACTTGATTCAACAATCGTTTCAATGGGCGACCAATAGTCGGCACCGAATCACTGACGATCAGCGTTTCTTCATGCTTTCGGGTCAGCTTCGCAGTCAGATTCACCTTGCGTCCGAAGTCACCCTCGAACAGCTCGCCGACACGCCCCATCAAAAACTGGTCATCCGGCTTCAAGATGGAAGCACTGTTACTTATGAATCGAAATCACAAAGGATCGCAGTGGAACACCGCAGCGAAACCGGTGTGCTCGCTCGCGAACTATACCAATGGCAACTGCCCAGGTCTGCGCACTTCGAAGTTGATGAAGCAACCGAAAGCGTCAAGCTGGACGTTTTCACCTTGAACTCGCACACCCATCTGAAAGCTCCTCTGTGGCGAACGGTTCAAGCCATCGCAGGACTTCGGCTGCGATACCAAAACGCAGAGGTCGATTCATGA
- a CDS encoding suppressor of fused domain protein, with the protein MMSTQWYIKTKNGQRGPYSIEHLQRYVDAGAIRPNAGIGIGDDQWVAAITIAGLDFPAEKVPEVKSTKPLSSAEQKTASTVSTSELEKQVANLNARLGEKDQNLAEVTAKLQKAEQQLAEKNTENETLRNQLDEAVQEQAASREQFEADLAEMDALRAKFDQQSQELAEKERELDDREQQILKHQSELAEQTAALEEQSQANQTFEQELVQREEELNLREQSVTTERENSDEARATADEAIAAADKASATADEAREAAEKAIAEASEAQNQLLERDQLVAELQLALESSNAELQRLQSEAIKSQQALETQTIEEGDRQPSGEDLLQEKKKLLADFAARQDSLSKREAELIRRENELLQRELNLTEQDSGETINNLPTLESPEYPLARIPSAPIPSARRSSKVATAAKPFVPKSVSVSTSPTEITPSQTVPTSTEATSWDDVFSESEIEQDDDSDFIHYDDESSLDLSHGGSDAEEIQTPPYLDDILGSSLETDLRDEAFELGDSGTFADSELDRTNQSSEPATSTSHESVISFRKDALQQRFGPCIRYDVDPDTEMRVDVSVHGPHESRDYNTLVTSGMSDYPITMPNRQSTVRAELVFYATHIDETAITILRAAAKLPYQQGQGLAIGNTARLDHLRDVMSGSDQRDAVYLLPTVDSDSKPIPAKEILGNPIQLFWLVTITEAERKLIDTEGIHKFLPLLEKNNHAVYFDLMRDCYVKRKSWFRRKS; encoded by the coding sequence ATGATGTCAACACAGTGGTACATCAAGACCAAGAATGGACAGCGTGGTCCGTACTCCATCGAACACCTTCAGCGTTATGTTGACGCCGGTGCGATTCGCCCGAACGCGGGTATCGGTATCGGCGATGACCAATGGGTCGCCGCGATAACGATTGCTGGCCTGGACTTCCCTGCGGAAAAAGTTCCAGAGGTGAAGTCCACCAAGCCGCTCTCTTCTGCGGAGCAAAAAACCGCATCAACAGTCAGCACGTCGGAACTTGAAAAGCAAGTCGCCAACCTTAACGCTCGACTGGGTGAGAAAGATCAGAATCTCGCTGAAGTAACAGCCAAGCTCCAAAAAGCCGAACAGCAACTCGCCGAAAAGAACACCGAAAACGAAACGCTTCGCAATCAACTGGACGAAGCCGTTCAGGAACAGGCGGCGAGCAGAGAACAATTCGAAGCTGATCTAGCCGAAATGGACGCACTGCGTGCAAAGTTCGATCAACAGTCCCAAGAGCTTGCCGAGAAAGAACGCGAACTTGACGATCGCGAACAACAGATTCTGAAACACCAATCCGAGCTAGCAGAACAGACTGCCGCTCTCGAAGAACAATCACAAGCGAATCAAACTTTTGAGCAAGAACTGGTTCAACGCGAAGAAGAATTGAATCTCCGCGAACAGTCGGTAACGACCGAACGGGAAAACTCTGACGAAGCCCGTGCGACTGCTGACGAAGCCATTGCAGCTGCAGACAAGGCCAGTGCGACTGCAGACGAAGCACGCGAGGCTGCAGAGAAGGCCATCGCCGAAGCAAGCGAAGCTCAAAACCAATTGCTCGAACGAGACCAACTTGTCGCCGAACTGCAGCTCGCACTTGAATCATCAAACGCGGAACTACAGCGGCTTCAGAGCGAAGCGATCAAATCACAACAAGCTCTAGAAACGCAAACGATTGAAGAAGGCGATCGACAACCCTCCGGCGAAGACTTGCTGCAGGAAAAGAAGAAGCTACTTGCAGATTTTGCTGCTCGCCAAGATTCACTTTCCAAACGCGAAGCCGAACTGATCCGGCGCGAAAACGAACTGCTACAACGTGAATTGAATCTCACAGAACAGGACAGCGGCGAAACCATCAACAACTTGCCGACGCTGGAATCACCTGAGTATCCCCTGGCTCGGATCCCATCGGCTCCGATACCCTCTGCTCGTCGATCATCGAAGGTGGCAACAGCCGCAAAACCTTTCGTTCCGAAATCGGTAAGTGTCTCCACCAGCCCCACCGAAATCACTCCGTCGCAAACCGTGCCGACCTCGACTGAAGCAACTAGCTGGGATGATGTTTTCTCGGAATCCGAAATCGAACAGGACGACGACTCAGATTTCATTCACTATGACGATGAATCATCTTTGGATCTGTCGCATGGTGGGTCGGACGCTGAAGAAATTCAAACACCCCCGTACCTTGACGACATCCTCGGTTCGTCGCTGGAAACGGACCTTCGTGATGAAGCGTTTGAGTTGGGCGATAGTGGAACGTTCGCAGACTCAGAACTTGACCGCACAAATCAATCATCGGAGCCGGCAACATCAACATCACATGAAAGTGTGATCTCGTTTCGCAAAGACGCATTGCAACAACGCTTCGGTCCCTGCATTCGGTACGATGTTGATCCTGATACCGAAATGCGAGTGGATGTTTCGGTACATGGCCCGCATGAATCGCGTGACTACAACACGCTCGTCACCAGTGGCATGAGCGACTACCCGATCACGATGCCTAACCGCCAAAGCACCGTTCGTGCCGAGCTTGTGTTCTACGCAACTCATATCGATGAAACCGCGATTACCATTCTCCGTGCCGCAGCAAAGCTCCCCTACCAACAGGGACAAGGTTTAGCGATTGGCAACACCGCACGGCTGGATCACTTGCGAGACGTGATGTCGGGTAGCGACCAGCGAGACGCTGTATATCTGCTGCCAACGGTCGATTCTGATTCCAAACCGATTCCTGCAAAAGAGATCCTTGGAAACCCGATCCAGTTGTTCTGGTTGGTCACGATCACTGAAGCGGAACGCAAACTGATCGACACCGAGGGGATTCACAAGTTCCTTCCGCTTTTGGAAAAGAACAACCACGCGGTTTATTTCGATTTGATGCGTGATTGCTACGTCAAACGCAAAAGTTGGTTCCGACGCAAATCCTAG
- a CDS encoding four-helix bundle copper-binding protein: MSTSVDLKSECIENCHRCLTTMGDMFTSTCLSEGGDHVSKEHVKLMLDCIAACEACVSFMSRNSEFHSHYCAACAEICAACADSCEKIGGMDECVKCCRDCHETCSAMAH; the protein is encoded by the coding sequence ATGAGCACTTCAGTAGACCTTAAATCAGAATGCATCGAAAACTGCCATCGCTGTTTGACAACGATGGGTGACATGTTCACTTCCACTTGCCTAAGCGAAGGCGGGGATCACGTTAGTAAAGAGCACGTGAAGCTAATGCTCGACTGCATCGCTGCCTGTGAAGCATGCGTCAGCTTCATGAGCCGCAATAGTGAATTCCATTCGCACTATTGCGCAGCTTGTGCGGAGATTTGCGCCGCATGTGCAGACAGCTGTGAAAAGATCGGTGGGATGGACGAGTGTGTGAAATGCTGCCGTGACTGCCACGAAACCTGCTCGGCAATGGCACATTAG
- a CDS encoding ABC transporter ATP-binding protein, with amino-acid sequence MIKTVDLTKKYGDAFAIKSIDLDLQAGDLFGFIGPNGAGKTTTMRIIATLLEPTHGEAYVCDYSVHTAPKEIRRLVGYMPDFFGVYDDMTVVEYLEFFAAAYRINGQQRKERVDEMLEIVDLDFKRDAFANTLSRGQTQRLGLARTLLHDPQVLLLDEPLSGLDPRARIEMRNLLRKLGEMGKTIIVSSHILPELADVCNKVGIIDRGELKQNAEVTEVIRMVREHTVLVVTPHRPDQMQNIIDCLQGHEKVQDCEPGDASVRVVLRPDIDDYSDLPKLLIENDIPLRGFTEEELDLESAFMALTKGTSTRM; translated from the coding sequence GTGATCAAGACTGTCGATTTAACGAAGAAGTACGGCGACGCGTTCGCAATCAAAAGCATCGACTTGGATTTACAAGCCGGTGATCTGTTCGGTTTCATCGGCCCCAACGGTGCCGGTAAAACGACCACGATGCGAATCATCGCGACACTTCTTGAACCGACCCACGGCGAAGCCTACGTGTGCGACTATTCGGTCCACACCGCGCCCAAAGAAATCCGTCGGCTGGTCGGCTACATGCCCGACTTCTTTGGCGTCTACGACGACATGACCGTTGTCGAATACCTTGAATTCTTTGCCGCCGCCTATCGCATCAACGGACAACAACGCAAAGAACGCGTCGACGAGATGCTTGAAATCGTCGACCTCGATTTCAAGCGAGACGCCTTTGCCAACACACTTTCACGCGGACAAACACAACGTTTGGGTCTGGCCAGAACACTGCTTCACGATCCTCAGGTTTTGTTACTCGATGAACCTTTGAGCGGTCTTGACCCGCGAGCCCGGATCGAGATGCGAAACCTGCTGCGAAAACTTGGCGAAATGGGCAAGACCATTATCGTCAGCAGTCACATCCTTCCCGAACTTGCCGACGTATGTAACAAGGTAGGCATCATCGACCGTGGTGAGCTGAAGCAAAACGCTGAGGTTACCGAGGTGATTCGCATGGTTCGTGAACACACAGTATTGGTCGTCACCCCTCATCGCCCAGACCAGATGCAAAACATCATCGACTGTCTACAAGGGCATGAAAAAGTGCAGGACTGTGAACCGGGTGATGCGAGCGTCCGAGTGGTTCTTCGGCCAGATATCGATGACTACAGTGACCTTCCCAAGCTGCTGATCGAAAATGACATCCCGCTTCGAGGGTTCACAGAAGAGGAATTGGACCTCGAATCAGCCTTCATGGCCTTGACCAAAGGCACTAGCACACGAATGTAG